A genome region from Brassica oleracea var. oleracea cultivar TO1000 unplaced genomic scaffold, BOL UnpScaffold01254, whole genome shotgun sequence includes the following:
- the LOC106321133 gene encoding uncharacterized protein LOC106321133 — MHLRGNGLLETIDSSKTVSDEKKAKAMIFLRHHIHDGLKDEYITKDDPCDLLKSLKERFDHQKYVIFPKAKHEWIHLRFHDYKIVSEFNSAMFGITSRMMLCGEKISDYDMIEKTLSTFHLENVIMQQHYDNRKGQGRGRGGNRYHGRGRGRGRRLRPYDERDNKNFHENERNEKDRDDKKQTGKVCYRCGMKGHWVRSFRTPKHLADLYRESQKGKEKGRGETNFISDEPGPFFHGLNDDTHLDISDFLVEPESIDE; from the exons atgcacctgAGAGGAAACGGGCTTTTGGAAACCATCGATAGTTCGAAAACGGTGTCGGATGAGAAAAAGGCTAAAGCCATGATATTTTTACGACACCACATCCATGATGGTTTAAAGGATGAATATATTACGAAAGACGATCCTTGTGACCTCTTGAAATCTTTAAAAGAGAGGTTCGATCACCAGAAATATGTGATCTTCCCGAAAGCTAAACACGAGTGGATCCATCTCCGGTTCCACGATTACAAAATTGTTAGTGAGTTTAATTCCGCGATGTTCGGAATTACTTCGAGGATGATGTTATGTGGAGAGAAAATAAGTGATTATGATATGATCGAGAAAACTCTCTCCACGTTCCATCTTGAAAATGTAATCATGCAGCAACA TTATGATAATAGAAAAGGACAAGGTCGTGGACGTGGTGGAAACCGTTAtcatggtcgtggaagaggacgaggaagaagattacGTCCCTATGATGAAAGAGATAACAAGAACTTCCACGAAAATGAAAGGAATGAAAAGGACCGGGATGATAAAAAGCAAACGGGAAAGGTTTGCTACAGATGCGGCATGAAAGGTCATTGGGTACGTAGTTTCCGTACACCAAAACATTTAGCCGATCTGTATAGAGAATCCCAAAagggaaaagaaaaaggaagaggTGAAACAAACTTCATCTCTGATGAACCCGGGCCATTCTTTCATGGTTTAAACGATGATACTCATCTCGACATATCAGATTTTCTGGTTGAGCCAGAGAGTATCGATGAGTGA